One window of Salvelinus fontinalis isolate EN_2023a chromosome 19, ASM2944872v1, whole genome shotgun sequence genomic DNA carries:
- the LOC129816461 gene encoding leucine-rich repeat flightless-interacting protein 1-like isoform X6, with protein sequence MGTQGTGRKRNPNKDRSTAEDDALNLISREAEARLAAKRAARAEAREIRMKELERQQKELEDRDYLEKGSRAASTLSAATLASLGGSSSQRESGETSITGDTETSIREIKDTLVEVEEKYRKAMVSNAQLDNEKNNLMYQVDTLKDSLMELEELLSESRREYEGKSKDFEREKHAHGVLQFQFNEMKETLKQSEELLTKHGVVLRPDLTANGETLELGTEGSASGEPGSQLALDSQTSPMEGGNSMLGRAQETALESRGDKVVDPGRSRQQEDTHEEEARENHLTSPTPCSLVGVSETETPREAQPFSPTLREEVEIEGSDVNKDSDNTPVVEVKSGPVCDAEVLVVVTGPEEEVTVAGEGYEAAGVEGTGQGRVEVASEGELGIENDEADEAETKVVKSSDNTKETSSKEPTSEYGAAAEQEKNESSKEDVNCLDSYPLPRGTIEDTMKNGTQISQGTDLDTSKSPIKSNLEPQKTKKSEVLPEITDLQPQAQAGNKKKKGKKKKGETQSDVKQEDHKKSTTETCVVSMTNGTQISLGTDLDTPKSPVESNPEPQQPEPRKTKKACVLPETTDMQPQSQGGKKKKKGKKKGEKQGDETQGDEMSKTEKDMVSTPTDKEPVEAVGEGVITIETQQHLEEGTSSSPDRELQTIAEEGLNLKEEQLEEDRVEVKSEGPTIEVSLTDQAKSEEVVSKKKKKKMKKDKHKPTMESAKSEGEISVLSLESNIGIADPVAHSKCITSAHNPMEELESTANTGTQKDESGYTTNPDNVGDCLNSSADPKCPLDSKQSTAGNSNNVKEEGAITVSVEEAQTIQDTKEQGNNFHSPIVLRPELKKSVEPEDLFSHDGVTTHPDQANENATQDLKEAGQDKQNGSPEERTNALEHEDTSMALPANVEKCNNSADEKCCSISLDRNCPAAETIRLPEQLVDILDCPVTDRHLYDNNKPETASNGGISTETELNATETRLQDPLKETPVTIDSFREQSHNESGPCTMVAKAEEQDDPIEAKLEGNEVPGPSEQWNDEENENEGQSFDFSDLVSVIPANVFPITSQEEVSQEMRTMSVGYKMEVEPGKEEANEEEEDDKPQDTEGVSAIVAQQSIEGGSDNAPEELRRPEEKAQTIVESQNVNEEQQLITLEEGVSVTYNQKDIAEEGVSVTVEHQGVEESERQQNVPAVEALPVEEGEEAIQYGSQQGRRESSRSTEDSAEGDNEQSRTGLKKGSKKVKGKGKEDCRMS encoded by the exons CTGGAGGACAGAGATTACCTGGAAAAGGGATCTCGAGCCGCTTCCACCCTATCGGCAGCCACCCTCGCCTCGCTGGGCGGGTCTTCCTCCCAGAGAGAAAGTGGTGAGACGTCCATCACTGGCGACACAGAAACCTCCATACGAGAGATCAAG GATACcttagtggaggtggaggagaagtACCGCAAGGCCATGGTGTCCAACGCCCAGCTGGACAACGAGAAGAACAACCTGATGTACCAGGTGGACACGCTGAAGGACTCGCTCATGGAGCTGGAGGAGCTGCTGTCCGAGTCACGCCGCGAGTACGAAGGGAAGAGCAAG GACTTTGAGCGTGAGAAACATGCCCACGGCGTGCTGCAGTTCCAGTTCAACGAGATGAAGGAAACGCTAAAACAGAGCGAGGAGTTACTAACA AAACATGGAGTTGTCctcagacctgacctgactgccaATGGGGAAACGCTGGAGTTGGGCACTGAAGGGTCAGCCAGTGGAGAGCCAGGTTCTCAATTGGCTCTGGACTCCCAGACGTCGCCCATGGAAGGGGGGAACAGCATGCTTG GCAGAGCTCAGGAGACGGCGTTGGAAAGTAGAGGGGATAAGGTGGTGGATCCAGGAAGGTCCAGGCAGCAAGAGGATACACACGAGGAGGAGGCTCGAGAGAACCATCTGACCTCGCCCACCCCCTGTAGCCTTGTTGGTGTTTCTGAAACAGAAACGCCAAGGGAGGCTCAGCCGTTCTCGCCCACATTGCGGGAAGAGGTTGAAATTGAAGGCAGTGATGTCAACAAAGACTCTGACAATACACCAGTAGTAGAGGTCAAAAGTGGACCGGTCTGTGATGCTGAGGTACTTGTGGTTGTAACGGGTCCTGAGGAAGAGGTTACAGTAGCGGGGGAGGGGTACGAAGCAGCAGGTGTAGAGGGGACAGGGCAAGGCAGAGTAGAGGTTGCAAGCGAAGGGGAACTAGGAATAGAAAATGACGAGGCAGATGAGGCAGAGACCAAAGTTGTCAAGAGCAGTGACAACACCAAAGAGACGTCCTCAAAAGAGCCTACCTCAGAATATGGTGCAGCAGCTGAACAAGAGAAAAACGAATCGAGTAAAGAGGACGTGAATTGTTTAGACTCATATCCTCTGCCTAGGGGAACCATTGAGGACACCATGAAAAATGGCACACAGATTAGCCAAGGGACAGACCTTGATACTAGTAAGAGCCCAATCAAATCAAACCTTGAGCCTCAGAAAACAAAAAAGTCTGAAGTGTTACCAGAGATAACTGACCTGCAGCCACAGGCCCAAGCAGGCAACAAGAAGAAGAAAGGCAAGAAGAAGAAGGGAGAGACACAAAGCGATGTAAAGCAGGAAGACCATAAGAAGAGCACAACAGAAACGTGTGTAGTCTCCATGACAAATGGCACACAGATTAGCCTAGGGACAGACCTTGATACTCCTAAGAGCCCAGTCGAATCAAACCCTGAGCCTCAACAACCTGAGCCTCGGAAAACAAAAAAGGCATGTGTGTTACCAGAGACCACTGACATGCAGCCACAGTCCCAAGGAGGCAAGAAGAAAAAGAAAGGCAAGAAGAAGGGAGAGAAACAAGGTGATGAAACGCAGGGAGATGAGATGAGCAAAACAGAAAAGGATATGGTCTCCACCCCAACCGATAAGGAGCCAGTAGAGGCGGTAGGAGAGGGGGTTATCACAATAGAGACACAGCAGCATCTAGAGGAGGGGACCAGTAGTTCACCAGATCGAGAGCTCCAAACCATAGCTGAGGAGGGACTGAACCTGAAGGAAGAACAACTAGAAGAAGACCGAGTAGAGGTTAAAAGCGAGGGGCCTACCATTGAAGTATCTCTGACTGACCAAGCTAAGAGTGAGGAGGTTGTctcaaagaagaaaaagaagaaaatGAAAAAGGACAAACACAAACCTACAATGGAATCGGCGAAATCAGAAGGCGAGATATCAGTATTATCCCTTGAGTCCAACATTGGTATTGCTGATCCTGTTGCTCACTCCAAGTGTATAACCAGCGCTCATAACCCTATGGAGGAATTAGAATCGACAGCAAATACTGGTACCCAAAAGGACGAGTCAGGGTACACAACCAACCCTGATAACGTTGGAGACTGTTTGAACTCTTCAGCTGACCCAAAATGTCCATTGGACTCGAAACAGTCCACAGCTGGGAATTCAAACAATGTCAAAGAGGAAGGTGCAATCACGGTCTCAGTTGAAGAGGCTCAAACAATCCAAGACACAAAGGAACAGGGGAATAACTTTCACAGTCCCATCGTTCTAAGACCAGAGCTCAAGAAGAGCGTGGAACCTGAAGACCTTTTCTCCCATGATGGTGTCACTACTCACCCAGACCAGGCTAATGAAAATGCGACACAAGACCTAAAAGAGGCAGGTCAGGATAAACAAAATGGGAGCCCAGAAGAGCGTACAAATGCACTTGAACATGAAGACACTTCAATGGCACTGCCAGCAAATGTAGAGAAATGCAACAATTCAGCAGATGAGAAATGTTGTAGCATATCGCTTGACCGCAACTGCCCTGCTGCTGAGACCATAAGACTGCCTGAACAACTGGTGGATATACTTGATTGTCCAGTCACTGACAGGCACTTGTATGACAACAACAAGCCAGAAACAGCATCAAATGGAGGGATCTCTACAGAGACCGAGCTGAACGCTACAGAAACACGACTACAGGACCCATTAAAAGAAACTCCGGTGACAATTGACTCTTTTAGGGAACAGAGCCACAATGAAAGTGGACCATGCACTATGGTGGCGAAAGCAGAAGAGCAAGATGATCCCATTGAGGCCAAGCTGGAGGGTAACGAGGTACCTGGACCCAGTGAGCAGTGGAATGACGAGGAGAATGAAAATGAGGGTCAATCGTTTGACTTTTCTGACCTCGTTTCAGTGATTCCTGCAAATGTATTCCCAATAACATCCCAAGAGGAGGTCAGCCAGGAAATGAGAACGATGTCGGTAGGATACAAAATGGAGGTAGAGCCTGGTAAAGAGGAGGCtaacgaggaagaggaggatgacaaACCGCAGGACACAGAGGGAGTTAGCGCGATAGTGGCACAGCAATCAATTGAAGGGGGGTCAGATAATGCACCAGAGGAGCTCCGAAGGCCTGAAGAAAAAGCACAAACCATAGTCGAGAGCCAGAACGTGAATGAAGAACAACAACTAATCACATTAGAGGAAGGGGTTAGTGTAACATACAATCAGAAAGACATTGCAGAGGAGGGAGTGAGTGTGACTGTTGAACATCAAGGTGtagaagagagcgagaggcagcAGAATGTACCTGCGGTAGAGGCTTTGCCAGTAGAAGAGGGCGAAGAGGCAATCCAGTATGGGTCACAGCAGGGTAGAAGAGAAAGTAGTCGAAGTACAGAGGATTCAGCAGAGGGCGACAATGAGCAATCTAGGACAGGCTTGAAAAAAGGCAGTAAGAAAGTAAAAGGCAAGGGAAAAGAGGACTGCCGAATGTCCTAG
- the LOC129816461 gene encoding muscle M-line assembly protein unc-89-like isoform X4: MGTQGTGRKRNPNKDRSTAEDDALNLISREAEARLAAKRAARAEAREIRMKELERQQKEISDDDERMSVGSRGSVRLEDRDYLEKGSRAASTLSAATLASLGGSSSQRESGETSITGDTETSIREIKEIHELKDQIQDVESKYMQSLKEVKDTLVEVEEKYRKAMVSNAQLDNEKNNLMYQVDTLKDSLMELEELLSESRREYEGKSKDFEREKHAHGVLQFQFNEMKETLKQSEELLTEIRQMRLKQDCFVREISDLQETVEWKDKKIGALERQKEYSDAIRNERDELRDEVVQLKDILKKHGVVLRPDLTANGETLELGTEGSASGEPGSQLALDSQTSPMEGGNSMLGRAQETALESRGDKVVDPGRSRQQEDTHEEEARENHLTSPTPCSLVGVSETETPREAQPFSPTLREEVEIEGSDVNKDSDNTPVVEVKSGPVCDAEVLVVVTGPEEEVTVAGEGYEAAGVEGTGQGRVEVASEGELGIENDEADEAETKVVKSSDNTKETSSKEPTSEYGAAAEQEKNESSKEDVNCLDSYPLPRGTIEDTMKNGTQISQGTDLDTSKSPIKSNLEPQKTKKSEVLPEITDLQPQAQAGNKKKKGKKKKGETQSDVKQEDHKKSTTETCVVSMTNGTQISLGTDLDTPKSPVESNPEPQQPEPRKTKKACVLPETTDMQPQSQGGKKKKKGKKKGEKQGDETQGDEMSKTEKDMVSTPTDKEPVEAVGEGVITIETQQHLEEGTSSSPDRELQTIAEEGLNLKEEQLEEDRVEVKSEGPTIEVSLTDQAKSEEVVSKKKKKKMKKDKHKPTMESAKSEGEISVLSLESNIGIADPVAHSKCITSAHNPMEELESTANTGTQKDESGYTTNPDNVGDCLNSSADPKCPLDSKQSTAGNSNNVKEEGAITVSVEEAQTIQDTKEQGNNFHSPIVLRPELKKSVEPEDLFSHDGVTTHPDQANENATQDLKEAGQDKQNGSPEERTNALEHEDTSMALPANVEKCNNSADEKCCSISLDRNCPAAETIRLPEQLVDILDCPVTDRHLYDNNKPETASNGGISTETELNATETRLQDPLKETPVTIDSFREQSHNESGPCTMVAKAEEQDDPIEAKLEGNEVPGPSEQWNDEENENEGQSFDFSDLVSVIPANVFPITSQEEVSQEMRTMSVGYKMEVEPGKEEANEEEEDDKPQDTEGVSAIVAQQSIEGGSDNAPEELRRPEEKAQTIVESQNVNEEQQLITLEEGVSVTYNQKDIAEEGVSVTVEHQGVEESERQQNVPAVEALPVEEGEEAIQYGSQQGRRESSRSTEDSAEGDNEQSRTGLKKGSKKVKGKGKEDCRMS; the protein is encoded by the exons CTGGAGGACAGAGATTACCTGGAAAAGGGATCTCGAGCCGCTTCCACCCTATCGGCAGCCACCCTCGCCTCGCTGGGCGGGTCTTCCTCCCAGAGAGAAAGTGGTGAGACGTCCATCACTGGCGACACAGAAACCTCCATACGAGAGATCAAG GAGATTCATGAGCTGAAGGATCAGATCCAAGATGTGGAGTCAAAGTACATGCAGAGTCTCAAAGAAGTCAAG GATACcttagtggaggtggaggagaagtACCGCAAGGCCATGGTGTCCAACGCCCAGCTGGACAACGAGAAGAACAACCTGATGTACCAGGTGGACACGCTGAAGGACTCGCTCATGGAGCTGGAGGAGCTGCTGTCCGAGTCACGCCGCGAGTACGAAGGGAAGAGCAAG GACTTTGAGCGTGAGAAACATGCCCACGGCGTGCTGCAGTTCCAGTTCAACGAGATGAAGGAAACGCTAAAACAGAGCGAGGAGTTACTAACA GAGATCCGTCAGATGCGTCTCAAGCAGGACTGCTTTGTTAGGGAAATCTCTGACCTGCAGGAAACCGTGGAGTGGAAGGATAAAAAGATTGGG GCCTTAGAGCGGCAAAAGGAGTATTCGGATGCCATCCGAAATGAGCGGGATGAGCTCAGGGATGAGGTGGTCCAGCTGAAAGACATTCTGAAG AAACATGGAGTTGTCctcagacctgacctgactgccaATGGGGAAACGCTGGAGTTGGGCACTGAAGGGTCAGCCAGTGGAGAGCCAGGTTCTCAATTGGCTCTGGACTCCCAGACGTCGCCCATGGAAGGGGGGAACAGCATGCTTG GCAGAGCTCAGGAGACGGCGTTGGAAAGTAGAGGGGATAAGGTGGTGGATCCAGGAAGGTCCAGGCAGCAAGAGGATACACACGAGGAGGAGGCTCGAGAGAACCATCTGACCTCGCCCACCCCCTGTAGCCTTGTTGGTGTTTCTGAAACAGAAACGCCAAGGGAGGCTCAGCCGTTCTCGCCCACATTGCGGGAAGAGGTTGAAATTGAAGGCAGTGATGTCAACAAAGACTCTGACAATACACCAGTAGTAGAGGTCAAAAGTGGACCGGTCTGTGATGCTGAGGTACTTGTGGTTGTAACGGGTCCTGAGGAAGAGGTTACAGTAGCGGGGGAGGGGTACGAAGCAGCAGGTGTAGAGGGGACAGGGCAAGGCAGAGTAGAGGTTGCAAGCGAAGGGGAACTAGGAATAGAAAATGACGAGGCAGATGAGGCAGAGACCAAAGTTGTCAAGAGCAGTGACAACACCAAAGAGACGTCCTCAAAAGAGCCTACCTCAGAATATGGTGCAGCAGCTGAACAAGAGAAAAACGAATCGAGTAAAGAGGACGTGAATTGTTTAGACTCATATCCTCTGCCTAGGGGAACCATTGAGGACACCATGAAAAATGGCACACAGATTAGCCAAGGGACAGACCTTGATACTAGTAAGAGCCCAATCAAATCAAACCTTGAGCCTCAGAAAACAAAAAAGTCTGAAGTGTTACCAGAGATAACTGACCTGCAGCCACAGGCCCAAGCAGGCAACAAGAAGAAGAAAGGCAAGAAGAAGAAGGGAGAGACACAAAGCGATGTAAAGCAGGAAGACCATAAGAAGAGCACAACAGAAACGTGTGTAGTCTCCATGACAAATGGCACACAGATTAGCCTAGGGACAGACCTTGATACTCCTAAGAGCCCAGTCGAATCAAACCCTGAGCCTCAACAACCTGAGCCTCGGAAAACAAAAAAGGCATGTGTGTTACCAGAGACCACTGACATGCAGCCACAGTCCCAAGGAGGCAAGAAGAAAAAGAAAGGCAAGAAGAAGGGAGAGAAACAAGGTGATGAAACGCAGGGAGATGAGATGAGCAAAACAGAAAAGGATATGGTCTCCACCCCAACCGATAAGGAGCCAGTAGAGGCGGTAGGAGAGGGGGTTATCACAATAGAGACACAGCAGCATCTAGAGGAGGGGACCAGTAGTTCACCAGATCGAGAGCTCCAAACCATAGCTGAGGAGGGACTGAACCTGAAGGAAGAACAACTAGAAGAAGACCGAGTAGAGGTTAAAAGCGAGGGGCCTACCATTGAAGTATCTCTGACTGACCAAGCTAAGAGTGAGGAGGTTGTctcaaagaagaaaaagaagaaaatGAAAAAGGACAAACACAAACCTACAATGGAATCGGCGAAATCAGAAGGCGAGATATCAGTATTATCCCTTGAGTCCAACATTGGTATTGCTGATCCTGTTGCTCACTCCAAGTGTATAACCAGCGCTCATAACCCTATGGAGGAATTAGAATCGACAGCAAATACTGGTACCCAAAAGGACGAGTCAGGGTACACAACCAACCCTGATAACGTTGGAGACTGTTTGAACTCTTCAGCTGACCCAAAATGTCCATTGGACTCGAAACAGTCCACAGCTGGGAATTCAAACAATGTCAAAGAGGAAGGTGCAATCACGGTCTCAGTTGAAGAGGCTCAAACAATCCAAGACACAAAGGAACAGGGGAATAACTTTCACAGTCCCATCGTTCTAAGACCAGAGCTCAAGAAGAGCGTGGAACCTGAAGACCTTTTCTCCCATGATGGTGTCACTACTCACCCAGACCAGGCTAATGAAAATGCGACACAAGACCTAAAAGAGGCAGGTCAGGATAAACAAAATGGGAGCCCAGAAGAGCGTACAAATGCACTTGAACATGAAGACACTTCAATGGCACTGCCAGCAAATGTAGAGAAATGCAACAATTCAGCAGATGAGAAATGTTGTAGCATATCGCTTGACCGCAACTGCCCTGCTGCTGAGACCATAAGACTGCCTGAACAACTGGTGGATATACTTGATTGTCCAGTCACTGACAGGCACTTGTATGACAACAACAAGCCAGAAACAGCATCAAATGGAGGGATCTCTACAGAGACCGAGCTGAACGCTACAGAAACACGACTACAGGACCCATTAAAAGAAACTCCGGTGACAATTGACTCTTTTAGGGAACAGAGCCACAATGAAAGTGGACCATGCACTATGGTGGCGAAAGCAGAAGAGCAAGATGATCCCATTGAGGCCAAGCTGGAGGGTAACGAGGTACCTGGACCCAGTGAGCAGTGGAATGACGAGGAGAATGAAAATGAGGGTCAATCGTTTGACTTTTCTGACCTCGTTTCAGTGATTCCTGCAAATGTATTCCCAATAACATCCCAAGAGGAGGTCAGCCAGGAAATGAGAACGATGTCGGTAGGATACAAAATGGAGGTAGAGCCTGGTAAAGAGGAGGCtaacgaggaagaggaggatgacaaACCGCAGGACACAGAGGGAGTTAGCGCGATAGTGGCACAGCAATCAATTGAAGGGGGGTCAGATAATGCACCAGAGGAGCTCCGAAGGCCTGAAGAAAAAGCACAAACCATAGTCGAGAGCCAGAACGTGAATGAAGAACAACAACTAATCACATTAGAGGAAGGGGTTAGTGTAACATACAATCAGAAAGACATTGCAGAGGAGGGAGTGAGTGTGACTGTTGAACATCAAGGTGtagaagagagcgagaggcagcAGAATGTACCTGCGGTAGAGGCTTTGCCAGTAGAAGAGGGCGAAGAGGCAATCCAGTATGGGTCACAGCAGGGTAGAAGAGAAAGTAGTCGAAGTACAGAGGATTCAGCAGAGGGCGACAATGAGCAATCTAGGACAGGCTTGAAAAAAGGCAGTAAGAAAGTAAAAGGCAAGGGAAAAGAGGACTGCCGAATGTCCTAG